A portion of the Desulfovibrio sp. Fe33 genome contains these proteins:
- a CDS encoding GGDEF domain-containing protein: MTNTLGDSLFQRKQTAFLLSPDKALAELLQRLWSPDVLEFRVFDRGARAIELMFTDPPDLLVVDDRLTDISGREVANLVKSENVYRQLPVVLCLDAVQEDEPWNWKQLEVDDFLVRPLNPPEVRDRINLTLCRAMRALDANPLSKLPGNTSIIQRIQQLIDSGDEFALAYCDLDYFKSYNDKYGFSRGDEVLMMAARVIVNTIRSYQGVSSFVGHVGGDDFVFILPPDKVEDACKRIIKAFDEIVPHFYDPEDRKRGNITSVDREGKTKVFPLMAISLAVVVNTGGRIGHYGEVSSIAMELKKKAKEIPESSYVIDRRKS, encoded by the coding sequence ATGACCAATACCCTTGGAGATTCGCTGTTTCAGCGCAAGCAGACCGCCTTTCTGCTATCACCCGACAAAGCCCTGGCCGAGCTGTTGCAACGGCTCTGGTCTCCGGATGTTTTGGAGTTCCGGGTGTTCGACAGGGGGGCGCGGGCCATTGAGCTTATGTTCACGGACCCGCCGGACTTGTTGGTGGTGGACGATCGGCTGACCGACATCTCCGGCCGAGAGGTCGCCAATCTGGTCAAGAGCGAGAACGTTTACCGGCAGCTCCCCGTTGTCCTGTGCCTGGACGCTGTCCAGGAAGATGAGCCGTGGAATTGGAAGCAACTTGAGGTGGACGATTTCCTGGTGCGGCCCCTCAATCCCCCCGAGGTGCGGGATCGCATCAATCTGACCCTATGCCGGGCCATGCGGGCGCTGGACGCCAATCCTCTATCCAAGCTGCCGGGAAACACCTCCATCATCCAGCGTATCCAGCAGCTCATCGACTCCGGGGACGAGTTCGCCCTGGCCTATTGCGATCTCGACTATTTCAAGTCCTACAACGACAAGTATGGTTTTTCGCGCGGCGACGAGGTGCTCATGATGGCCGCGCGGGTCATCGTCAACACCATCCGCAGCTATCAGGGCGTATCGAGCTTCGTTGGCCATGTGGGCGGCGACGACTTCGTGTTCATCCTGCCCCCGGACAAGGTCGAGGACGCCTGCAAGCGGATCATCAAGGCGTTTGACGAGATCGTTCCCCATTTTTACGATCCCGAAGACCGCAAACGCGGCAACATTACCTCGGTGGACCGCGAGGGCAAGACCAAGGTGTTTCCGCTCATGGCCATTTCCCTGGCCGTGGTGGTCAACACCGGCGGACGCATCGGCCATTACGGCGAGGTTTCGTCCATCGCCATGGAATTGAAGAAAAAGGCCAAGGAAATCCCAGAGAGCAGCTATGTCATCGACCGGCGCAAATCCTGA
- the xerC gene encoding tyrosine recombinase XerC, with protein MSSTGANPDSRGEFVRGFLAYLEVEKGYSPATIRSYATDLDQFQAFLSERKASLEKPGRLNRDHVRGFLAELHRRRITKTSMGRKLSSLRAYFKYLLRHKIIVKDPVAGIRNPKQEKRHPEMLNVDQAVSLMEAKVEPDPEGLRDIALAEVLYGSGLRISEAIGLDLNDVDSDVIRVTGKGSKERIVPLSDAAVERIRRYMGQRHAFLRENYAEQALFLSSRAGKRLDRRQANRIVAKLAKLAGLPQDVHPHMLRHSFATHMLEAGADLRSVQELLGHENLTTTQRYTHLDMQRIMQVYDHAHPLAGGRDTDTNED; from the coding sequence ATGTCATCGACCGGCGCAAATCCTGATAGCCGCGGCGAATTTGTCCGTGGATTCCTCGCCTATCTCGAAGTCGAGAAAGGCTATTCTCCGGCGACCATCCGGTCGTACGCCACCGATCTGGACCAGTTCCAGGCGTTTCTTTCGGAGCGCAAGGCGTCCCTGGAAAAGCCCGGTAGGCTCAATCGCGACCATGTCCGCGGCTTTTTGGCGGAGCTGCATCGAAGGCGGATCACCAAGACCTCCATGGGACGCAAGCTTTCGAGCCTGCGCGCGTATTTCAAGTATCTTTTGCGCCACAAAATCATCGTCAAGGACCCTGTTGCGGGCATCCGCAATCCCAAGCAGGAGAAGCGGCATCCGGAGATGCTCAACGTGGATCAGGCCGTTTCCCTTATGGAGGCGAAGGTGGAGCCGGACCCGGAAGGGCTGCGCGACATCGCCCTGGCCGAGGTGCTTTACGGCTCCGGCCTGCGCATCAGCGAGGCCATCGGTCTTGACCTCAATGACGTGGATTCCGACGTTATCCGCGTCACCGGCAAGGGGAGCAAGGAGCGCATCGTTCCCCTGTCCGATGCGGCGGTGGAGCGCATCCGCCGCTACATGGGCCAGCGTCATGCATTTCTCAGGGAAAACTATGCCGAGCAAGCCCTGTTCCTCAGCTCTCGAGCGGGCAAGCGGCTCGACCGGCGGCAGGCCAACCGCATCGTGGCCAAGCTCGCCAAACTTGCCGGACTCCCTCAGGACGTGCATCCGCACATGTTGCGCCACAGCTTCGCCACCCATATGCTTGAGGCCGGAGCCGACCTGCGCAGCGTACAGGAATTGCTGGGGCATGAGAACCTGACCACAACCCAGAGGTATACGCATCTGGACATGCAGCGCATCATGCAGGTATACGACCACGCGCACCCGCTGGCAGGCGGTCGCGACACCGACACCAACGAAGACTAA
- a CDS encoding peptidylprolyl isomerase: protein MENPLVLLETPEGEILIELFPDKAPKTVENFLSYVDDEFYDGTLFHRVIKGFMIQTGGLTFSMEEKETRAPIENEATNGLKNLKGTVAMGRLPEPHSATSQFYINVADNADLDHTGTDDENFGYCVFGEVVDGMNVAEKISKTRTRSYQGWDDVPVDPVSIITARRFE, encoded by the coding sequence ATGGAGAATCCCCTGGTCCTTCTGGAAACACCGGAAGGCGAAATCCTTATCGAGCTTTTCCCTGACAAGGCCCCCAAAACTGTCGAAAATTTCCTCAGCTACGTGGACGATGAATTCTACGACGGCACCCTGTTTCATCGGGTTATCAAGGGGTTCATGATTCAGACCGGCGGCCTGACTTTTTCCATGGAGGAAAAGGAGACCCGCGCCCCCATCGAGAACGAGGCGACCAACGGACTGAAAAACCTCAAGGGAACCGTGGCCATGGGGCGGTTGCCGGAGCCGCATAGCGCCACTTCCCAGTTCTACATCAATGTGGCCGACAACGCGGATCTCGACCACACGGGAACGGATGACGAGAACTTCGGTTACTGTGTTTTCGGCGAGGTCGTCGACGGCATGAACGTGGCCGAAAAGATCAGCAAGACCCGCACCCGGTCCTACCAGGGCTGGGATGACGTCCCGGTGGACCCGGTTTCCATCATCACCGCCCGCCGCTTCGAGTAG